The following is a genomic window from Burkholderiaceae bacterium DAT-1.
CCCAACCATCAGTTGGCCAAGTAAGAGCAGCAATAACAACTTGCTTGGCCGAGAACTCGGTGGTGTTCAGCTCTGACAATGGTCTTGTAAGCTGCGATACAAGTTGGCTCGGATTCACCTTTAGCACCTAACTTTGAATACCCTGACCCATTAGTCAGTCATAAAATTATTATAATGGCATAGGATTATGCCCTTAAAGCCCGCGCCACGCTTTTATAATTCCAAAGTTTCGTCAGTATAACAATAGACGCAGGTGAATAATAAATGACTGCACAATTGGGCTGATATTCTGCAGGCATGTTGGCCCTGAATGACTACTATGCAGCGCATCCATCTATCGTCCGCTACTGGCCGATTTCTGCCTTCACACCCCAAATCGAAGTTAGCTCCCTACCGAAAATCAAATTCCAATCACTTGACCGGAATTGACCCCGAACAAACATCACCCTCCGGCGTGCCATCTATCCACTTGCGAAGCTGCTTAATTCGCTCTTCTGTAATAACTGCCAACTGGCTGCTCCAGCACATTGGAAAGACACTGCCATATGCATTGGGGTCGTCTTTATCGGGATAGATCGCTTCCATTTCAGCATCGCGCCACTTTAACCATGCCCTTTGCGCAATTTGAAGTTTCTTTATAAATGCTGCATCAGCATGATGCTTTTTAATGACGGCTTGGTACACAGCATTGATCTCATCATCAGCCCGCTTCTGGTCCATACCCCCGCAACGATTCAACTCGCTTTGTGTTTTAGCGCTGTCATAGCAGGCTTGAACAGCATCCGCAGCTTGGACATGAATGACCGAAATCATGACTGATAACACCATACAGGTGAATTTCATTTGCATATCTATTTAGTGATTTTAATGACTTATCCTGACCAGCTTGACCTATCTGTCAGGATAAAGATGCTATTCAAAAGTAAAAATGTACCACCACAACCCGCATGGAGCCACAGCCGAGCATGTCAGCCCCTACTCGCCCCATCAGTCGCCAGAATACTCAACCTCACCCACCTCAATGCTTCCTCTGCGGCATATCCAGCCGGCATCACATCACAGGTA
Proteins encoded in this region:
- a CDS encoding DUF1311 domain-containing protein, which produces MQMKFTCMVLSVMISVIHVQAADAVQACYDSAKTQSELNRCGGMDQKRADDEINAVYQAVIKKHHADAAFIKKLQIAQRAWLKWRDAEMEAIYPDKDDPNAYGSVFPMCWSSQLAVITEERIKQLRKWIDGTPEGDVCSGSIPVK